From the genome of Rathayibacter sp. VKM Ac-2759, one region includes:
- a CDS encoding site-specific DNA-methyltransferase translates to MPQPIQIADGVPESRSAVFHADNLEVLPQLADGAFTVVYLDPPFNTGRAQVRTSTTSVRSATGTIAGFKGRSYERIRGDLLRYDDRFDDYWSFLEPRLAEAWRLLADDGTLYLHLDYREAHYAKVLLDALFGRECFLNEIIWAYDYGAKATRRWPTKHDTILVYVKDPRGYHFDSVAVDREPYMAPGLVTPEKAERGKRPTDVWWHTIVSPTGREKTGYPTQKPEGILRRIVQASSREGDAVLDFFAGSGTTGAVAHALGRRFVLVDEHADAIAVMRRRFATLDPAPLFL, encoded by the coding sequence ATGCCCCAGCCGATCCAGATCGCGGACGGCGTCCCGGAGTCGCGGAGCGCGGTGTTCCACGCCGACAATCTCGAGGTCCTGCCGCAGCTCGCGGACGGCGCGTTCACGGTCGTCTACCTCGATCCTCCGTTCAACACGGGCCGCGCGCAGGTGCGCACCTCGACCACGTCGGTGCGCTCGGCGACCGGCACGATCGCCGGGTTCAAGGGGCGCAGCTACGAGCGGATCCGCGGCGACCTCCTCCGCTACGACGACCGCTTCGACGACTACTGGTCGTTCCTCGAGCCGCGACTGGCCGAGGCGTGGCGGCTGCTGGCCGACGACGGCACGCTGTACCTCCACCTCGACTACCGCGAGGCGCACTACGCGAAGGTGCTGCTCGACGCGCTGTTCGGCCGCGAGTGCTTCCTCAACGAGATCATCTGGGCCTACGACTACGGGGCGAAGGCGACCCGGCGCTGGCCGACCAAGCACGACACGATCCTCGTGTACGTGAAGGATCCGCGCGGCTACCATTTCGACTCCGTCGCGGTCGACCGCGAGCCGTACATGGCGCCGGGGCTCGTGACGCCCGAGAAGGCGGAGCGCGGCAAGCGGCCGACGGACGTGTGGTGGCACACGATCGTGTCGCCGACCGGCCGCGAGAAGACGGGCTACCCGACGCAGAAGCCCGAGGGGATCCTGCGCCGCATCGTGCAGGCGTCGAGCCGCGAGGGCGACGCGGTGCTCGACTTCTTCGCCGGCTCCGGGACGACGGGGGCCGTCGCGCACGCGCTCGGCCGCCGCTTCGTCCTCGTCGACGAGCACGCCGACGCCATCGCCGTCATGCGCCGCCGCTTCGCGACCCTGGACCCGGCGCCCCTCTTCCTCTGA
- a CDS encoding LacI family DNA-binding transcriptional regulator: protein MSEGLRSAGRSPTLEMVAARAGVSRATVSRVVNGAPQVAADIVAAVEKAIGELDYVPNRAARMLASRRTQSIALIVPESTARVFADPFFASIVQGAAMRLADTDYTLSMLIASESDGEKTRRYLLGGNVDGALVVSHHSGDHSYAALSNSLPIVFGGRPLSPEERGSYYVDVDNADGAAVATAHLIGRGRRRIATIAGPADMPPGVDRLIGWRSALTDAGLDDGLVEWGDFSPESGADAMRRLLERDPSIDAVFAANDQMAVGAYAALREAGRRVPEDVAVVGFDDDMFARTAVPALSTVRQIPVELGARMAELLTARIEGTPVEHRTLMPTELVVRASS, encoded by the coding sequence ATGAGCGAGGGCCTGCGGTCGGCGGGGCGGTCGCCCACGCTCGAGATGGTCGCGGCGCGCGCCGGGGTGTCGCGCGCGACCGTCTCGCGGGTCGTCAACGGCGCCCCGCAGGTCGCGGCCGACATCGTCGCGGCGGTCGAGAAGGCGATCGGCGAGCTGGACTACGTCCCCAACCGGGCCGCGCGGATGCTCGCCTCGCGCCGCACCCAGTCGATCGCGCTGATCGTGCCGGAGTCGACGGCCCGCGTCTTCGCCGACCCGTTCTTCGCGTCGATCGTGCAGGGCGCGGCGATGCGCCTGGCCGACACCGACTACACGCTCTCGATGCTGATCGCCTCGGAGTCGGACGGCGAGAAGACCCGCCGCTACCTGCTCGGCGGCAACGTCGACGGCGCACTCGTGGTCTCGCACCACTCGGGCGACCACTCCTACGCCGCCCTGTCGAACTCGCTGCCGATCGTCTTCGGCGGGCGGCCGCTGTCTCCCGAGGAGCGCGGCTCGTACTACGTCGACGTGGACAACGCCGACGGGGCGGCCGTCGCCACGGCGCACCTCATCGGCCGCGGCCGCCGGCGCATCGCGACGATCGCGGGCCCGGCAGACATGCCGCCCGGGGTCGACCGGCTCATCGGCTGGCGGAGCGCCCTGACCGACGCCGGCCTCGACGACGGCCTCGTCGAGTGGGGCGACTTCTCGCCCGAGAGCGGAGCGGACGCGATGCGCCGCCTCCTCGAGCGCGACCCGTCGATCGACGCCGTGTTCGCCGCGAACGACCAGATGGCCGTCGGCGCGTACGCGGCGCTGCGGGAGGCGGGCCGCCGCGTCCCCGAGGACGTCGCCGTCGTGGGCTTCGACGACGACATGTTCGCCCGCACCGCGGTGCCCGCCCTCAGCACCGTGCGCCAGATCCCCGTCGAGCTCGGCGCGCGCATGGCCGAGCTGCTCACGGCCCGCATCGAGGGAACCCCGGTCGAGCACCGCACCCTGATGCCCACCGAGCTCGTCGTGCGCGCCTCCTCCTGA
- a CDS encoding biotin/lipoate A/B protein ligase family protein has protein sequence MHGEYKVPGGKLVVVDLDVVDGRFSGFRLAGDFFLEPDTALDDIDRAVVGLPATSDAKTIAAAVRQALPSDAVLLGFTPEAVAVAIRRSLQQATSWRDYDWKIVHAKAVSPAMHLALDEVLTAAVGEGRREPTLRIWEWDQPAVVIGSFQSLRNEVDLENAAKYGVEVVRRISGGGAMFMEAGSVVTYSLYVPGDLVQGLTFADSYAFLDEWTISALQSLGIDAVYQPLNDITSPSGKIGGAAQKRLGSGAVLHHVTMSYDIDAEKMVQVLRIGREKLSDKGIASAVKRVDPLRSQTGLSRAEIIDRMKATFVQLHGGTSGDLTAEEYAEAEELVRTKYSTEEWLRRVP, from the coding sequence ATGCATGGCGAGTACAAGGTCCCCGGTGGAAAGCTCGTGGTCGTCGACCTCGACGTGGTCGACGGGAGGTTCTCCGGGTTCCGGCTCGCGGGCGACTTCTTCCTCGAGCCGGACACGGCGCTCGACGACATCGACCGCGCGGTGGTGGGCCTCCCGGCGACCTCCGACGCCAAGACGATCGCCGCGGCCGTCCGGCAGGCGCTGCCGTCCGACGCGGTGCTCCTCGGCTTCACCCCCGAGGCCGTGGCCGTCGCCATCCGCCGCTCGCTGCAGCAGGCGACGAGCTGGCGCGACTACGACTGGAAGATCGTGCACGCGAAGGCCGTCTCGCCCGCGATGCACCTCGCGCTCGACGAGGTGCTCACCGCCGCGGTCGGCGAGGGCCGCCGCGAGCCCACCCTCCGCATCTGGGAGTGGGACCAGCCGGCCGTGGTGATCGGCAGCTTCCAGTCGCTGCGCAACGAGGTCGACCTCGAGAACGCGGCGAAGTACGGCGTCGAGGTCGTCCGCCGCATCTCCGGCGGCGGTGCGATGTTCATGGAGGCGGGCAGCGTCGTCACCTACTCCCTCTACGTGCCGGGCGACCTGGTGCAGGGCCTGACCTTCGCCGACTCCTACGCGTTCCTCGACGAGTGGACGATCAGCGCGTTGCAGTCGCTCGGCATCGACGCCGTCTACCAGCCGCTCAACGACATCACCTCGCCCTCGGGCAAGATCGGCGGAGCCGCGCAGAAGCGCCTCGGCTCGGGCGCCGTGCTGCACCACGTGACCATGAGCTACGACATCGACGCCGAGAAGATGGTGCAGGTGCTGCGGATCGGCCGCGAGAAGCTGTCCGACAAGGGCATCGCGTCGGCGGTGAAGCGCGTGGATCCGCTGCGCAGCCAGACCGGGCTCAGCCGGGCCGAGATCATCGACCGGATGAAGGCGACCTTCGTGCAGCTGCACGGCGGCACCTCCGGAGACCTGACCGCCGAGGAGTACGCCGAGGCCGAGGAGCTCGTCCGCACGAAGTACTCGACCGAGGAGTGGCTGCGCCGGGTGCCGTGA
- a CDS encoding UDP-N-acetylmuramoyl-L-alanyl-D-glutamate--2,6-diaminopimelate ligase produces the protein MLRPRHAPALPLAALTSLLDLPGDSPAAATISGVTLTASDVEQGDLFVALSGVNRHGADFVDEARERGASAVLTDGDGESAARATGLPVLVVDDPRAHLGAVAAAVYGTADRAPLLLGVTGTNGKTSTVHMIEGILRQLGVVPGLSSTAERHIGDTSVTSGLTTPEASELHALIARMHEEGVGAAAIEVSAQALTRHRVDGVVFDVAGFTNLSHDHLDDYGDMDTYFAEKAQLFQPDRARRAVVSLDSPSGARLVETAGIPLVTITSRQGVDADWTVTILEQEFGRTHFRLQNRESRAITTSVPIIGAHMAANAALAVVMLIEAGRPIGEIRAALHRDGGIDVSLPGRTERVSGDRGPTVYVDFGHSADAFQRTLEAVREVTPGRVIMVFGADGDRDALKRPAMAEAAVTGSDILVITDHHPRFEEPASIRRTLMEAARAARPEGEIHEVDDPKRAIRVAVSLAHEGDSILWAGPGHQNYRDIQGVRTPYSARAEARAALREAGWADEAVPTRA, from the coding sequence ATGCTCCGACCTCGACACGCGCCGGCGCTCCCCCTCGCCGCCCTGACGAGCCTCCTCGACCTCCCCGGCGACTCCCCCGCCGCCGCGACGATCAGCGGAGTGACGCTCACCGCCTCCGACGTCGAGCAGGGCGATCTCTTCGTCGCCCTGTCCGGTGTGAACCGGCACGGCGCCGACTTCGTCGACGAGGCCCGCGAGCGCGGCGCCTCGGCCGTGCTGACCGACGGCGACGGCGAGAGCGCCGCCCGCGCGACCGGGCTCCCCGTGCTCGTCGTCGACGATCCCCGCGCCCACCTCGGCGCGGTCGCCGCAGCCGTCTACGGCACCGCCGACCGCGCACCGCTGCTCCTCGGAGTGACGGGCACCAACGGCAAGACCTCGACGGTGCACATGATCGAGGGGATCCTCCGCCAGCTCGGCGTGGTCCCCGGCCTGAGCTCCACCGCTGAGCGGCACATCGGCGACACCTCCGTCACGAGCGGTCTCACCACCCCCGAGGCGAGCGAGCTGCACGCCCTGATCGCCCGCATGCACGAGGAGGGTGTCGGAGCGGCCGCGATCGAGGTCAGCGCCCAGGCCCTCACCCGCCACCGCGTCGACGGAGTCGTCTTCGACGTCGCCGGCTTCACCAATCTCAGCCACGACCACCTCGACGACTACGGCGACATGGACACCTACTTCGCCGAGAAGGCGCAGCTGTTCCAGCCCGACCGCGCGCGCCGCGCCGTCGTCTCGCTCGACTCGCCGTCCGGAGCCCGGCTGGTCGAGACCGCGGGCATCCCCCTGGTCACGATCACCTCGCGGCAGGGCGTCGACGCCGACTGGACGGTCACGATCCTCGAGCAGGAGTTCGGCCGCACCCACTTCCGCCTGCAGAACCGGGAGTCGCGCGCGATCACGACCTCGGTGCCGATCATCGGCGCGCACATGGCCGCGAACGCCGCGCTGGCCGTCGTGATGCTGATCGAGGCGGGTCGCCCGATCGGCGAGATCCGCGCGGCGCTGCACCGCGACGGCGGCATCGACGTCTCGCTCCCCGGGCGCACCGAGCGCGTCTCGGGCGACCGAGGACCGACCGTCTACGTCGACTTCGGGCACAGCGCCGACGCGTTCCAGCGCACGCTCGAAGCGGTGCGCGAGGTGACCCCGGGCCGCGTGATCATGGTCTTCGGCGCCGACGGCGATCGCGACGCGCTCAAGCGGCCCGCGATGGCCGAGGCGGCCGTGACCGGCAGTGACATCCTCGTGATCACCGACCACCACCCGCGCTTCGAGGAGCCCGCCTCGATCCGGCGCACTCTGATGGAGGCGGCGCGGGCCGCCCGTCCCGAGGGCGAGATCCACGAGGTCGACGATCCCAAGCGGGCGATCCGGGTCGCCGTGTCGCTGGCCCACGAGGGCGACTCGATCCTCTGGGCCGGGCCCGGTCACCAGAACTACCGCGACATCCAGGGGGTGCGCACCCCCTACTCGGCACGGGCGGAGGCGCGGGCCGCCCTGCGCGAGGCCGGCTGGGCCGACGAGGCGGTGCCGACCCGGGCGTGA
- a CDS encoding alpha/beta fold hydrolase: MPDIAVDRTYQDAHGVTIHYRHWPLPQPRAIVQLLHGVGEHSGRYLEAAETLVAAGYAVAADDHRGHGRTGSEQHGGDASQLGRLGPGGLRATEDAITRLTRLLAAESPGVPIVLLGHSWGSLMAQRIIDRDGSDYAALILSGTAYRLPGYMNGGDLTRRHRVPGGLRLEWLSRDPEVWQRFHDDPLTFTDPLAKRVGVRETLRLVGRPSKHLAADLPLLIIGGSEDTLGGERSMRALAQAYRRRSGLTDVSVRVYPEARHELFQELNRTEVLADVVAWLDERFDAPVGPPA; the protein is encoded by the coding sequence ATGCCCGACATCGCGGTCGACAGGACCTACCAGGACGCCCACGGCGTGACGATCCACTACCGGCACTGGCCGCTCCCGCAGCCCCGGGCGATCGTCCAGCTGCTGCACGGCGTCGGCGAGCACTCCGGCCGCTACCTCGAGGCCGCCGAGACCCTCGTCGCCGCCGGCTACGCGGTCGCGGCCGACGACCACCGCGGGCACGGCCGCACCGGGTCCGAGCAGCACGGAGGCGACGCGTCGCAGCTCGGCCGGCTCGGTCCCGGTGGTCTCCGCGCGACGGAGGACGCGATCACCCGGCTCACCCGCCTGCTCGCCGCCGAGTCGCCCGGCGTGCCGATCGTGCTGCTCGGCCACTCCTGGGGCTCGCTGATGGCTCAGCGGATCATCGACCGCGACGGCTCGGACTACGCGGCGCTCATCCTGAGCGGGACCGCCTACCGCCTCCCGGGCTACATGAACGGAGGCGACCTCACCCGCCGCCACCGCGTGCCCGGGGGGCTGCGGCTCGAGTGGCTCTCGCGCGACCCCGAGGTGTGGCAGCGCTTCCACGACGACCCGCTCACCTTCACCGATCCGCTCGCGAAGCGGGTCGGGGTGCGCGAGACGCTGCGGCTGGTGGGGCGCCCCTCGAAGCACCTCGCTGCCGATCTGCCCCTGCTGATCATCGGAGGATCGGAGGACACCCTCGGCGGCGAGCGCTCGATGCGGGCCCTGGCGCAGGCGTACCGCCGCCGCTCGGGGCTCACCGACGTGAGCGTCCGCGTGTATCCGGAGGCGCGGCACGAGCTGTTCCAGGAGCTGAACCGCACCGAGGTGCTCGCCGACGTCGTCGCCTGGCTCGACGAACGGTTCGACGCCCCCGTCGGTCCTCCCGCCTAG
- a CDS encoding MDR family MFS transporter: MADTAPRSTEATPSGAIMTHRQILFVIFGLMAGMFLSSLDQTIVGTSMRTIADDLDGLSQQAWVTTAYLIVSTIATPIYGKLSDIFGRRPLYLIAIVLFLIGSTLAGFSTSMLGLAGFRAVQGLGAGGLMSLALTVMGDILPPRERAKYQGYFLAVFGVSSVVGPLIGGLLAGTPEILFITGWRWVFLINLPIGAAALFIVVRFLHLPKPAGTRSVRIDWWGASLVIIAAGPLLLIAEQGREWGWGSPVAWLCYVVGALGIVGFILAERMMGDDALIPLKLFRSPTFSMATILGVLVGFGMFGGMMTIPLYLQLVNGATPTESGFLMLPMILGLMIASIVSGQIISRTGRYRAFPIIGTFLMSAAFFYFTFVTIDKPVVFMMGGMLMLGLGLGQMMQTLTLASQNSVDVANMGVATSASTFFRQIGGTLGTAVIFSVLFSRIPETIAAAFKNPTIAADLQAAASDPAVAADPANATILKLLQSQDSSAIGSALDGDTSFLNTADKALSAPFLTGFNDATVTVFVVALAVVLLAFVLSWFLKTPPLRAKSAMQEAHDLATEDAAAELRRTDPQLAARAGADLAAGSIEPDVRTDSVRAVGEGPGDRLSR, encoded by the coding sequence ATGGCGGACACCGCACCACGCTCGACCGAGGCGACGCCCTCGGGCGCGATCATGACGCACCGGCAGATCCTGTTCGTGATCTTCGGCCTGATGGCGGGCATGTTCCTGTCGTCGCTCGACCAGACGATCGTGGGCACCTCGATGCGCACCATCGCCGACGACCTCGACGGACTCTCGCAGCAGGCCTGGGTCACCACGGCGTACCTGATCGTCTCGACGATCGCGACGCCCATCTACGGCAAGCTCTCCGACATCTTCGGGAGGCGCCCGCTCTACCTGATCGCGATCGTCCTCTTCCTCATCGGATCCACGCTCGCCGGCTTCTCGACCTCGATGCTCGGCCTCGCCGGCTTCCGCGCGGTCCAGGGCCTCGGCGCCGGCGGGCTCATGTCGCTCGCGCTGACGGTGATGGGCGACATCCTGCCGCCCCGCGAGCGCGCCAAGTACCAGGGCTACTTCCTCGCCGTGTTCGGAGTCTCGAGCGTCGTCGGCCCCCTGATCGGCGGCCTCCTGGCCGGGACCCCCGAGATCCTCTTCATCACCGGCTGGCGCTGGGTGTTCCTGATCAACCTGCCGATCGGCGCCGCCGCGCTGTTCATCGTCGTCCGCTTCCTGCACCTCCCGAAGCCGGCCGGCACACGCTCGGTGCGGATCGACTGGTGGGGCGCCTCCCTCGTCATCATCGCCGCGGGCCCGCTCCTCCTGATCGCCGAGCAGGGCCGCGAATGGGGCTGGGGCTCCCCCGTCGCGTGGCTCTGCTACGTGGTCGGCGCGCTGGGCATCGTCGGCTTCATCCTCGCCGAGCGGATGATGGGCGACGACGCGCTGATCCCGCTCAAGCTGTTCCGCTCGCCGACCTTCTCGATGGCCACGATCCTCGGTGTTCTCGTCGGCTTCGGCATGTTCGGCGGGATGATGACCATCCCGCTCTACCTGCAGCTCGTGAACGGCGCGACGCCGACCGAGTCGGGCTTCCTGATGCTGCCGATGATCCTGGGACTCATGATCGCCTCGATCGTCTCCGGCCAGATCATCTCGCGCACGGGCCGCTACCGGGCGTTCCCGATCATCGGCACGTTCCTGATGTCGGCCGCCTTCTTCTACTTCACCTTCGTGACGATCGACAAGCCCGTCGTCTTCATGATGGGCGGCATGCTGATGCTGGGCCTGGGCCTCGGCCAGATGATGCAGACGCTCACGCTCGCCTCGCAGAACTCGGTCGACGTCGCTAACATGGGCGTCGCGACGAGCGCCTCGACGTTCTTCCGCCAGATCGGCGGGACGCTGGGCACCGCGGTCATCTTCTCGGTGCTCTTCAGCCGCATCCCCGAGACGATCGCCGCCGCCTTCAAGAACCCGACGATCGCCGCGGATCTGCAGGCCGCCGCCTCCGATCCCGCCGTCGCGGCCGACCCGGCGAACGCGACCATCCTCAAGCTCCTGCAGTCGCAGGACTCCTCGGCGATCGGCTCGGCGCTCGACGGCGACACCTCGTTCCTGAACACCGCCGACAAGGCGCTGTCGGCGCCGTTCCTCACCGGGTTCAACGACGCGACCGTCACCGTGTTCGTCGTCGCCCTGGCCGTGGTGCTGCTCGCCTTCGTGCTGTCGTGGTTCCTCAAGACCCCGCCGCTGCGCGCCAAGTCGGCGATGCAGGAGGCGCACGACCTCGCCACGGAGGACGCCGCAGCCGAGCTGCGCCGCACCGACCCGCAGCTCGCGGCTCGGGCCGGCGCCGACCTCGCGGCCGGCAGCATCGAGCCCGATGTGCGCACCGACTCCGTGCGCGCGGTGGGCGAGGGCCCGGGCGACCGACTCTCCCGCTGA
- a CDS encoding GNAT family N-acetyltransferase — MISEVRHDEDRSRYTLWVDGENVGLADYAVRGSDVVFLHTEIAPEHRHEGLGDRLVEAALDDAHERFGAHVVPACPFVAEFIAEHPDYQELLAS, encoded by the coding sequence ATGATCTCAGAGGTGCGGCACGACGAAGACCGGTCCCGGTACACGCTGTGGGTCGACGGCGAGAACGTGGGCCTCGCGGACTACGCGGTCCGCGGCTCCGACGTCGTCTTCCTCCACACCGAGATCGCCCCCGAGCACCGCCACGAGGGGCTCGGCGACCGCCTCGTCGAGGCCGCCCTCGACGACGCGCACGAGCGCTTCGGCGCCCACGTCGTGCCGGCCTGCCCCTTCGTCGCCGAGTTCATCGCCGAGCACCCCGACTACCAGGAGCTCCTGGCGAGCTGA
- a CDS encoding GH1 family beta-glucosidase, with translation MSDARTTTPDLSEQTARAERLAVRDWPIGFLWGSATAAAQIEGAGHEGGKEDSIWDAFSRVPGAVANGDTPEVAVDHYHRMPADVQLMKELGLGSYRFSVSWARVKPGDREVNAEGLDFYSRLVDELLAAGILPWLTLYHWDLPQALEEKGGWANRDTAERFRDYAEAVHASLGDRVQHWTTFNEPFCSTLLSYGAGIHAPGVISQQAALAAVHHTHLAHGLAVSALRDLGAQNLGITLNLSNAVPDDPEDEADLDAARRFDALQNRIFLDPLLLGEYPEDLLEDVAGLGLDELIADGDLAAISQPLDFLGVNHYHDDNVSARPLPAGTEDFAQATDREVGSPWVGSEFITFPSRGLPRTAMDWEVNPDGLRFLLTRLGLEYENLPPLFVTENGAAYDDVVEGGRVHDVDRTQYVLDHVEKVADAIDQGADVRGYFVWSLLDNYEWAWGYEKRFGIVRVDYDSQERIVKDSGLVYSRLIGGTAAETLG, from the coding sequence ATGAGCGATGCCCGCACCACCACTCCCGACCTCTCGGAGCAGACCGCTCGGGCCGAGCGCCTGGCCGTCCGCGACTGGCCGATCGGGTTCCTCTGGGGGTCGGCGACCGCGGCCGCGCAGATCGAGGGCGCGGGCCACGAGGGCGGCAAGGAGGACAGCATCTGGGACGCGTTCTCGCGCGTGCCCGGTGCCGTCGCGAACGGCGACACCCCCGAGGTGGCCGTGGACCACTACCACCGGATGCCCGCCGACGTGCAGCTGATGAAGGAGCTCGGCCTCGGCTCCTACCGCTTCTCGGTGAGCTGGGCGCGGGTCAAGCCCGGCGACCGCGAGGTCAACGCCGAGGGCCTCGACTTCTACTCCCGCCTGGTCGACGAGCTGCTCGCGGCCGGGATCCTCCCGTGGCTCACGCTCTACCACTGGGACCTCCCGCAGGCCCTCGAGGAGAAGGGCGGCTGGGCGAACCGCGACACCGCCGAGCGCTTCCGGGACTACGCCGAGGCGGTCCACGCGAGCCTCGGCGACCGCGTGCAGCACTGGACCACCTTCAACGAGCCCTTCTGCTCGACCCTGCTCTCCTACGGCGCGGGCATCCACGCTCCCGGAGTCATCTCGCAGCAGGCGGCGCTCGCCGCGGTCCACCACACCCACCTCGCGCACGGCCTGGCCGTCTCGGCGCTGCGCGATCTCGGCGCCCAGAACCTCGGCATCACCCTCAACCTCTCGAACGCAGTGCCCGACGACCCCGAGGACGAGGCCGACCTCGACGCCGCCCGCCGCTTCGACGCGCTGCAGAACCGCATCTTCCTCGACCCGCTGCTGCTCGGCGAGTACCCGGAGGACCTCCTCGAGGACGTCGCCGGCCTCGGTCTCGACGAGCTGATCGCCGACGGCGACCTCGCCGCGATCTCGCAGCCGCTCGACTTCCTCGGCGTGAACCACTACCACGACGACAACGTGTCGGCGCGGCCACTGCCGGCCGGGACCGAGGACTTCGCCCAGGCCACCGACCGCGAGGTCGGCTCGCCGTGGGTCGGATCGGAGTTCATCACCTTCCCCTCGCGCGGCCTCCCCCGCACCGCGATGGACTGGGAGGTCAACCCCGACGGGCTGCGCTTCCTGCTCACGCGACTCGGCCTCGAGTACGAGAACCTCCCTCCGCTGTTCGTGACCGAGAACGGTGCGGCGTACGACGACGTCGTCGAGGGCGGCCGCGTCCACGACGTCGACCGCACGCAGTACGTGCTCGACCACGTCGAGAAGGTGGCCGACGCCATCGACCAGGGCGCCGACGTCCGGGGCTACTTCGTCTGGTCGCTGCTCGACAACTACGAGTGGGCCTGGGGCTACGAGAAGCGCTTCGGCATCGTGCGGGTCGACTACGACTCGCAGGAGCGGATCGTCAAGGACTCGGGCCTCGTGTACTCGCGCCTGATCGGCGGCACCGCAGCCGAGACGCTGGGCTAG